From the Falsiruegeria litorea R37 genome, the window AGTTTGACAAGTCAACGGACCCACGCTTAACTGGAGAAACTCTTCCCAATGCAAGGCCTTACCTCGGCTATCGCGTGATGACACGCACCACCGAGGACAAAACAAATGTGTCGAACGGGGACGAAACATTCATGGGAACGTTAAAAAGTATTTTTCGTGGGATTAACGTGGCGCTCAAAGACGGGCGGGTCAAAGGCATCCTTGTAATCACAGTCGGGATGATCCTGTGGGCCTCTGTGTTTTATCGATATGTCGAGGGCTGGAGCTGGCTTGATTCCATCTATTTCTCGGTCGTGACCATCTCAACTGTAGGTTATGGGGATTTCTCGCCGGAAACGGCGGCAGGCAAGATCTTCACGATGTTCTACATCCTGATTGGTCTGGGCATTTTTGTGGCCGCTGCCACGACAATCGCAAACACAATCCTTTCGCAATCCGATGACAAGGATGGCAACGGGGAATCGTGACAAAGGCTCAGGCCAATATAGATTCAAATGTTCATATGATGATTTTTGAGTGTATCGTTTACAAAACAAACATCTTGGAGGGATGGAATGGAAAAGACGCAGGACGCAAAGATCATCGATCTCGCAATACGGTTGCTGTTTCTCGGGTTATTCCTCTACAGCGCGCTGGTCATGGTCGCGCCATTGGCCAGCGTTGTCATCTGGGCCGCCATTCTGTGCGTGGCGCTCTATCCGGCCTTTGACTGGTTGCAGTCCAAACTGGGAGGCCGCAAGGGGTTGGCGTCGACTCTTCTGGTTCTGGTCGGCTTG encodes:
- a CDS encoding potassium channel family protein; the encoded protein is MNLFIEQATASQHMPRTESRPAQWHMANSQHAKHNPEFDKSTDPRLTGETLPNARPYLGYRVMTRTTEDKTNVSNGDETFMGTLKSIFRGINVALKDGRVKGILVITVGMILWASVFYRYVEGWSWLDSIYFSVVTISTVGYGDFSPETAAGKIFTMFYILIGLGIFVAAATTIANTILSQSDDKDGNGES